The following are encoded together in the Xiphophorus hellerii strain 12219 chromosome 3, Xiphophorus_hellerii-4.1, whole genome shotgun sequence genome:
- the LOC116717435 gene encoding gamma-enolase has product MSIVNIVAREILDSRGNPTVEVDLHTAKGLFRAAVPSGASTGIYEALELRDGDKTRYKGKGVTKAVAHINDTLGPTLLQSGVRVLEQEKLDNMMIEMDGTDNKSKFGANSILGVSLAICKAGAAEKGVPLYRHIADLAGNGDLVLPVPAFNVINGGSHAGNRLAMQEFMVLPVGAESFREALRMGAELYQTLRSVIKEKYGQDATNVGDEGGFAPNIQENREALELIKTAIEKAGFTDKVVIGMDVAASEFFSEGKYDLDFKSPPNAARNISAEALASIYQGFINNYPVVSIEDPFDQDDWPAWSQFTASVGIQVVGDDLTVTNPRRIQRAVEEKACNCLLLKVNQIGSVTEAIKACKLAQENGWGVMVSHRSGETEDTFIADLVVGLCTGQIKTGAPCRSERLAKYNQLMRIEEELGDQARFAGHNFRNPSVL; this is encoded by the exons ATGTCTATAGTGAACATCGTTGCCAGAGAAATCCTCGACTCCAGAGGAAACCCCACTGTGGAAGTGGATCTGCACACAGCCAAAG GTCTGTTCAGGGCGGCTGTGCCCAGCGGAGCGTCGACTGGCATCTACGAGGCTCTGGAGCTCCGAGATGGCGACAAGACTCGCTACAAGGGCAAAG GTGTTACCAAGGCTGTTGCTCACATTAATGACACCCTCGGGCCCACTCTCCTGCAGTCT GGAGTGAGAGTCCTGGAGCAGGAGAAGCTGGACAACATGATGATCGAAATGGACGGCACCGACAACAAAT CCAAGTTTGGGGCCAATTCTATTCTTGGAGTATCGCTGGCTATATGCAAAGCGGGTGCCGCGGAGAAAGGCGTCCCCTTGTACCGTCACATCGCTGATCTGGCAGGAAACGGTGATCTCGTCCTCCCAGTTCCa GCCTTCAATGTAATCAACGGGGGCTCGCATGCTGGTAACAGACTGGCCATGCAGGAGTTCATGGTTCTCCCTGTGGGTGCAGAGTCTTTCCGTGAGGCGCTGAGGATGGGGGCGGAGCTTTACCAGACTCTGAGAAGCGTCATCAAGGAGAAGTACGGCCAAGATGCTACCAACGTGGGCGACGAAGGAGGGTTCGCCCCTAATATTCAAGAGAACCGTGAAG CCTTGGAGCTGATAAAGACCGCCATAGAGAAGGCGGGGTTTACTGACAAAGTGGTCATAGGGATGGATGTTGCCGCTTCTGAGTTTTTCAGCGAGGGTAAATATGACCTGGACTTTAAGTCCCCGCCCAACGCTGCCCGCAACATCAGCGCTGAGGCGCTAGCCAGCATCTACCAGGGCTTCATTAACAATTACCCAG TCGTGTCAATTGAAGATCCTTTTGACCAGGACGACTGGCCTGCTTGGTCACAGTTTACAGCCTCGGTTGGCATCCAG GTTGTTGGAGATGATCTGACTGTGACAAACCCCCGCAGGATTCAGCGAGCTGTGGAGGAAAAAGCCTGCAACTGTCTGCTGCTTAAAGTCAACCAGATTGGCTCTGTGACTGAGGCCATCAAAGC GTGCAAACTGGCTCAGGAGAATGGTTGGGGGGTGATGGTGAGCCACCGCTCTGGTGAGACAGAGGACACCTTCATAGCTGACCTGGTGGTTGGTCTCTGCACCGGGCAG aTCAAGACTGGTGCTCCATGTCGGTCGGAGCGTCTGGCTAAATACAACCAGCTCATGAG GATTGAAGAGGAGTTAGGGGACCAGGCCCGCTTCGCTGGTCACAACTTCCGCAACCCCAGTGTCCTTTGA